The DNA window aaaaaaaaggaggtgcgcctgggtggctcagtcagttaagcggttgAGGGGCAATGGGACCTGGCCCAAGGACACATAGTAGCTAATAAACGGCATAGGGTTCAAACCCAAGTACTGCCGGACCAGCACCGCAGAACTGACTGCTATGCTCTGTCTCCGTGCCAGGGTCATTTTCTCTCTGGTCTTAGCAAACTAAAAGATGGCAAATGAGTGTATTTATGAAAGGAAGTTTAAAGGACTGTTTGgtatattgaaataattttttgcttttgagtATTTACTTTAGTTACTGAATATTCTTTAGTTTTTGAGGTTTGGTGAAAAAACATGTAGTTAATGGAGATGGTTTTTGTTAACCTTGTTTATGTGGCAAAATGAGTATCGGTAGCTCTGTGTGTccccaccttttttaaaaatttttatatatttttaaattttcaattttttaatatttttgaagagaCCGCATGCaagagtgggggaagaacagagagagacagagacacaggatccgaagcaggctctgggctcggagctgtcagcacagagccctatgtggggctcaaacccatgaaccatgagatcatgacctgagctgaagtcagttgctcaaccaaatgagccacccgggcgcccccgctcccttccttccattttattgatACGTGACTTTTAAAACACTGGAATATGTAGGTGTGAATTGGTTTTGTAAAAGGAATAAGGTGcccagggcgcctaggtggctcaggcgcTTAAGCGTCcttacaactcttggtttctgctcaggtcatgatctcttggtttgtgagttcaagccctgcatcaggctccgcactgacagtgccaagcctgcttgggattctctttccctcaaagtaaataaacttttaaaaaaaaggagtaaagtGCCATATAAACGTTTGTACAAAGTAGGTTTGTAGTAAGTGAAGGATGGGATCGAGCACCCGTTAACATTGGACTGAACTGTgacaaaagaggaagggaaatgggaaGTTGCCCCTGGGGTAAGATGGGATTCTAGGGAGCTGCCATCTGGGGGTTGAGAGGAAGGTGGAGCTTTGGTCTAGAAAGAAACAAGGGTCTCTGGCTTGGAACTCTTCAGGACCTTTCTGTCTGGGTCCCGGGCAGCAGCTCTTGGACTGATACTGGTCCAGAACAGTAGTGTGgtaattgtaaagaaaaaaagctttgtgTGTCCAACTTTGTGTTGTACATGGTGCCAGGGGCCTTGCAGGCATCATCTTGCCCTGCTGTGCGGGGAAGGAAACCTGGGACCTGGCCCAATGGCACGGAGCTAATACACGGCGTAGGATTTGAACCGTAGTACTGCCGAACCAGCACCGTAGAACTGACTGCTGTGTTCCGTCTCCCTGTCGCGGTCACGATTTCTCTCCACTGACTTGGTCTCCACCCTTCTGTTCTGACAGGTCCTGGAGCCTTCTTTCCGCCAGGCCTTCCCCAATACCAACCGCTGGTTTCTCACCTGCATTAACCAGCCCCAGTTCCGAGCTGTCTTGGGGGAGGTGAAACTCTGTGAGAAGATGGCCCAGTTTGATGGTAAGTcggaggaggtgggggagctgTGTGACCTGGCGCAGGGGCTGGCTTGCTCGGTCTCAATCCCTTGACTTCCCATCAGGCTTTTGGGTTATGTGGACCCACAGAATGTAGAGTATGCTGCACAGTGACTAACATTTCAGGCGGCTTGTTTTATATACAAACATACCCTCACTCGTTGGTAATTAATGTCTAGAAATGATGGTGCATAGTTGTCGCCGAGAGCGTGTTCTTGCTCAGGGACTACAGGGAACTGAGGGCAGGGAAGGGCCCAGACCCCTTCGTAGTCCTGCCCAGCAGTTTTCCTCCGTTACCCTACTCCCTGCCTGGCTTTACAGGCACACGGAAAGAGGCAGGATGTtgaattctctcccttcctttgtaCCAGCTAAAAAGTTTGCAGAGAGCCAGCCTAAAAAGGACaccccaaggaaagaaaaaggttcTCGGGAAGAGAAGCAGAAGGCCCAAGCTGAgcggaaagaggagaaaaaggccGCTGCTCCTGCTCCTGAGGAGGAGATGGATGAGTGTGAGCAGGCGCTCGCTGCGGAGCCCAAGGCCAAGGACCCCTTTGCTCACTTGCCCAAGAGGTAAGGTTACTGGAGGGGCAGGAGCATGGGACCCAGGAAGGCCTGTGTCCTGTGCTGTGTTCCTCTTACGCAGCAAGGGCCCAGAGTCTTAGGTTGTCTGCGCAAAAGTGAGGATGTTTTGTTTGCAAGTAAAGCAACTTCCTGAGTTTATTTCAAGAATTGGGTgaatttttttatggttgtttcttttttttttttttgagagagagaatgggggaggggagagggagaccctgaatctgaagcaggctccaatctctgagctgtcggcacagtccgaagcggggctcgaattcacaaactgagagatcgtgacctgagccaaagtcagacgcttaactgactgagccacccgggtaccccaagAATTAGGTGAATTTTAAAAGTGGGAGGCAGGTTCTAAGAACATTTCTTGTatttgggaagaagagaagaactCCCTTTCTAGCAAAGAGATTAGACGGGCACAGCATTGGCTGTGGAGGTAAAGTGCTCTTGAGCATGCTCTGTAAGATTTGAGAGCCCTCGGAACGAACATAGAGGGTGCAGAGAGCTGCATGTCTGCCCTGCTGGGCTGGCTTTCCTGAAGCCGTGACACCAGGTCAGTGTCGTCTGATTGTGATTTTTACTGTTGTGAGCAGACAGCATAAAAATTCTCACGGAGACCAAGGAAGGTGACCGTGGCTCCATAGTGCCTGTCTGGGGGGGTTAAACCCCTCAAGGAGAAGGAAATAGATGGGATGGTCGTCACCCCATCCACTTGCAACCTTTTCAGTAAAGGTTGGGGTTcttggaagagagaggaaggaaatggtgGGACACTTGGTACTTGCCCACTTCTCTCTACTCCGGTCCTCAGTCACTGCCCGAGGTCCATTCATCAGAATCGCGGGCattagagggcgcctgggtggcttagctggctgagcatctgactcttgatttcagctcaggtcatggtcccagggtcgtgggatagagccctgtgttgggctcctcgctgaagcctgcttgggactctctatctccctctgctccctgcccttgTGCACGTGCTCTCACGCtctccttaaagaaaaaacaaaacaattgcaAGCATTGTGAGACCGGCCTGTCTGTAGGCACTTCTCATAGTTCTCATTTCTCCCTGCTTTTCTCCTCTGCCTTTGCTGACGCCGTCCAGCTTTTCACTAGTCCTGTTAGCTTTTAAAACAGttcatcttccttcttttgtaatgttttttcttttttttaaattctttttttgtttttatggtttttatttatttttgagagacagagaccgtgcaagcaggggagggtcagagatagagacacagaatccgaagaccggttccaggctctgagctgtcagcacagagccccacgtggggcttgaacacgaaccgtgagatcatgacctgagccgaagctggacgctcagcctactgagccacccacccagggcccctttttttttcttttttctttttaactttatttattttgagagagggagggagcgctagcgggggaggggcagagacagggggagagagactccaTCCCAAGCAGCTCgcgctggcagcgcagagcccagtgtgggcctcagacccacaaactgggagattgtgacctgagccgaaatcaagagtcagactcttcacCGACTggaccacacaggcaccctgtgATGGTTTTGCGTGAGCTAAGCCAGCACGAAGGCACACACGGCTGGCTGGGTACGGTAGGAGCATGGAGACTTGTGAGAAATGAGCATCTTCGTGCTGGATCGACACGCTCAGGAGCTGGTGTTTCCTCATGTGGGGGGCACCTTGGAGTGTAGCCCGTAGGCTTAGCAGCTCACAGAAGACCAAGGAAGACTTCAGATGCAGCTGTTCTTTAcagatgtatttctttttgaacTGAAGTGATTTACCTTGAACTTAGCACAGGGGCAGGTCAAGAGTGACAGGCTTTTTGGTGTGTGTAAATAAGCTGTGATAACCAACCCGAATTACACACACTGTTGTAACACAGACACCGTTGATTATTAGCTAGAGATTCTCGCGTACATTTCTGCGCTGGGCAGAAAACAAATCCCCAATAGACTGGAAATCTTTAGTAAACTTTGCATTTCTTCTGTCCTTTGGCGAATGTTGGTTAATCCCAATTTGTTGTATTGCCGTGAGGCTCTCCTGGGTTACCGAGATGATCTTCCTCTGGATTTGTTttttacgtttgtttattttgagcgGGAGCGGGgacgtgtgcgcgtgtgtgcgtgcgcgcatgcGAGCACCCAAGCGTGAGCTCGagcaggttaggggcagagaccagggagagcgagaatcccatgCAGCCCTGTGGAGCCCCAGGGCTCAATctcccaaacagtgagatcatgacctgagccgaaatcaagacttggatgcttaactgactgagccccccaggtgcccctgccctggaTTTTTGAGGTCACAAAGGTAATGTCTTCAAAGATGAATACTTCTGTTTGTCCAGGGCGAGTTTTAGTCCTTCTGAGGCCTTCCAGTTGAACTTGTTCCAggagctgctcagagcctggggtcatTTTGGGGGAAAGTGGATGCAACGTGGTCACAAATTATAAAGTTCCACAGTTCAGGAGcgtgtaaagaaaaaaaaaaatcccagtccCTTTTTCGGGTGGTCGAGGTGGAAGGTCCTCAGGGGATGTGTACCAGGGAAGGAACACAGGGCCCAGGGTTAAAGTCCAGCCTCTGCTTTGCTGTAACAAAACCATGCGGACTGTGCCGCTTAACCTTACCTGGAGAGAGCCGGAAAAGGATGGTGTCTAACTCTAGGGTTTGTTTGTACTATTTATGCTAATAAATAATTGAACTAATTAAACATttagtaaggtttttttttaatgacttttttatttgtttcgtGAGAGTGATCcagtgggaagaggggcagagatagggggagacaagcccaagcagactctgtgctgatagcaaggatcaaatgcgggcctcgaacccataaactgagatcatgacccagttgaaaccaagagtcagatgcttaaccaactgagccacccgggcgcccagCCATTAAAACATTTGTGAAAAGATTCTCAATAAGGTGACATAGTATCACGTGAACAGATTGTAGAAGGCACAGTACTACACACATCATCATTGTAAAGTCACCAGTGGCgagtgtataaaaatattaattagttGTCTTGTTTGCTGGCATTGTGGGTGATTTTCTTCAGCTATGGTTTTCTAACTGCaaagaaaagatacagaagtgctgccGTGAAAGGAGGGGCCTCCCTGTAGCGTGCCAGATCTGAGCCAGAGCGCTTCGAATATAACCTGAACCTAAGGGCTCTTCAGCATCCGGGCTTGTTCCCGGGCAGAGTGACTAAAGGCCACGGGTGTAAGGTCTGGGGTGGAGTCCCTTTGAAGATGTTCACCGCTAACATTGCCCTCCCCTTGTAGTGCCTGTAACCTAAAGAGGCCTGTGGTAGGGTAAGAGACTTGGGTGAGTCAGTTTTGAAGTGTGACTCAATGGgaaagcaccccccccccgcccccccactgcCAGGAAGAAAAGGGAGCGCTCATTCTAGGTCTCCACCAGGGGGCAGCAGTTCGCCGTGCCTCCCTAGGGGCAGGTCTCCTTCCTGCACCTCCCATAGGTTCCCCCCCACACCTCGGTCCTAGCTGTAGGTAGGGAGCAAAGGACACCCTAGACCCTTCTCCGTACCCCCTTAGCTCTCTTCCGTCAGAAGGTTGGACCCATCTGCCAGTCCAGTGACCTCTTCCTTTAGACGATtgcattttaagtgaaaattGCCTTTACTTTCTTTTAGCCCTATCACCCCCTCAGTAGGACCTCCTCCACATTGACCTTGCTTGTTCCCTCCATTCAGTACCTTTGTGTTGGATGAATTTAAGCGCAAGTACTCCAACGAGGACACCCTCTCAGTGGCGCTGCCGTATTTTTGGGAGCACTTTGATAAGGACGGCTGGTCTCTGTGGTACTCCGAGTACCGATTCCCTGAGGAGCTCACCCAGACCTTCATGAGCTGCAACCTCATCACCGGTGAGGGGGGCGTGGGCCTGAAAGGGGAAAGCTGAGGGCAGGGGCGTGGGCAATGTGGTCTTAAAGGCAGTATGTTCTCTCTCGCCTCTTCAGGAATGTTCCAGCGATTGGACAAGCTGAGGAAGAACGCCTTTGCCAGTGTCATCCTCTTTGGAACCAACAATAGCAGCTCCATTTCTGGAGTATGGGTCTTCCGAGGCCAGGAGCTTGCCTTTCCGGTGAGGAaagaggagtgggggggggagtcTGACGTTGGAGGGTGGGGCGAGGGTACGGGAAACACTCTTTGATTCCTGTGCCTGTGGGCATTCAGGAGAGTTCAAGGAATATGTACAGGAAGGAGCTGTCACGGCCACAGGCGTGTTAGGAGCCGATGACATGTGTCTGAGCTGGAAGTAACAGGTGTGGGACAGTATCTGATAACCTGACCGCATGCTTCTCAACCTGGCCTGTTCTCCACAGCTGAGCCCGGACTGGCAGGTGGACTACGAGTCCTATACGTGGCGGAAACTGGATCCTGGCAGTGAGGAGGCCCAGACGCTGGTCCGAGAGTACTTTTCCTGGGAGGGGGCCTTCCAGCATGTGGGCAAAGCCTTCAATCAGGGCAAGATCTTCAAGTGAACATCTCTTGCTGTCGCCTAGCTGCCTGCACCTGCCCTTCAGGGAGAGGGGGGTCATTAAAGGAAACTGAACATTGAACCCTTACCTCTCCTGCCTCTTTGTGAGTGATGGCTTCCTCAGAGGGGACTAGATGTGTCGCAGCAGGTGTTTCATGAGCCTGCAGTACCTCCCTTTGCAGGGGAGAAGTCTTCGGAACACCAGAAAGAGGCCTTTCCTCAGTTTTGACTTTATTCACCCTGCCTCTTCCATGATGGCTGTCTGCTAGCCTAGCTGGGGGAGACGGGGCGCAGTTAGGGTGGGGGGAGCACGTGGAGCTCTGTAGCTACCTTAAtgtctgtatttttaagagagaatgagcgggggaggggcagagagagggggagaccccaaatctgaagcagtctccagcttCTGtgctcagggctcgaactcacaaaccacgagaccatgacctgagccaaagttggactcctAACTGACAGCCGCCTAGGCGCCCCAAGTGGCTACCTATTTCTTAAGGACCAGATTGCAGACCttccccagggaaggagggagagcctGCTAGCGGCGCTAAGACCTCCCCTTCAGTAGCACACAGTGTGTGGAGAACTCGCGTCATTTCTCACCGATGCTGTGGAAGGTAGGTAGGTGATGGCATCCGACGGCATAGTTTAAATACTTCAAACGAGCGGGAATACAGGCATTGAGGACTCAGAACTGGCACTGGTCTCTTGTCCCTAACCTGGCTGTGGACCATCTAtggggtattcttttttttttattatatttatttttgagagagagagaaaggctgtgcactcacaagtggggaaggggcagagaaagggagacacaaaaaggtgaagtgggctctgggctgtcagtacagtctgatgtggggctcgaacccatgaaccatgagatcattacctgagccggagattagccttaaccgactgagtcccacAGGCACCCTTGGGGTATTTCTACTAACAAGCAAGTGGGGTTCAGAGATTTAAGTGACCTGCCTGTGATCACACAGTTGCCTGTGGAGACAGGATTTTGAACCCAGTGGGTGTCCCTGCCGCCCGTACTCTTCAGTGCGCCCTGCTGCTTCCTGAGATGTAGAGCAGTCCTAATTCCCATCTGAAAACTCTGCTCAGATCTGTGGTTACTGTCTTACCGcctttgagtttaatttttattctacccTTTGCAGAGATTCTTGGTCCTCTCTCCTGAAGAGCTTTGAAGGTCTCCCTGGCGTGTTAACAGGTGAAGCAGGAAAGCTCAGTTGGATTCACATTTTTGAGGCCCGTGCAGAAACGGTCACCGCTCAACCTTTGGTCTCtagtttattgttttatgtactttgttgttgttgtttttcccctcCCACTTTCTTAGTTGAAGCACAAAGAAGGCTTCggttgggagagggagaaggggatcTTTCCAGGTACAGACAGGGTCTGGTAGCTTGGGAAGGGGTAGGGCTATAATCCAGCTGGGTACCTGGACTTCGGGTGAGGGTCCTGGAAAGAATGGGCTGAGAGCAGAGCTGTGGTTTGGAATCCAGCTGGGTGAGGATGGGTTGGTTCTTGCTCAGTTTGCTCGCTGGTGGGTCATCTTGAGCCAGATCCAAACTTGCCACCTGTCTTCCGTGCATTCTCGGGCTGCTCCGTGTTAGGATCTGAAAGTGCTAAGCTGCTGGCTGGGCGGGCCCTGCGCTGGGTGCTGGGGCCCTGCAGAACCTGTCTGGCTCCCTTCGCACCGCACCTCCCTGCTCCCTCACTTGTCAGCTTCCCGGTATCCTAGATCTTCCCCGGAGCTGAATAATTAGAAGCGGCCCAGGAGTGAGGCCTCATTGTGGAAAAGGGTTCTGCGGGATGGGCTAGAGCTGGGGCAGCAGCAGACCTGGCACCCGCGTGGACTGGGCGGGTCTGGCGGACCCAGCCTCTCTCCTACTGCAGGAAGCGTGACTCATCCTCACGTCCTGCCTCCTGTGCCCCAAACTCTGGCGGTTTGGTGCAGAGAAGGGCGGCCAGGTTGTTGGATGAGGCCTGGCCTGAGCTTGGGGGAGGGCCAGTACCCACAAGCGGAGGCGGGGTGGGCAGCCCGAAGGGAGGGTGTCGGGGCCTCCGACTGGTGCTCTCTCTGTTGGCCTCCAAAGCAGGATGGAACTGAAGGGCCTCTTCCCCGCCGCTGCTGGGGTGGGCAGGAAAGAGGTTAACAGCTGGAGTTTCAAGCGGCAGAtgtggggcagggaaaggggaggcCCATCTGGAGTAGGTCGGTCCCCGCCCTGCCCCGGGGAGGCCTGAGTCACTGCACAGCCCCGGGCTTGGGACTCTGGCCCTCCGATCCTGGCCATGCTTGCTGGAGCCTGGCCCCGCCCGGCTCACCCTGGCGGCCTGTGAGCGCCTGCGCCAGGGGGGATGGCTCTGGTTGCCGGGGTCCCTTTTCCTGCCACACCAGGCATGCTTGCGCCACCCGCGCAGCCCCTACAGCTGACATCCCGGCGCCCACCGTGCCGCAGGCATGCTGAGCTCGTGggctggaaggggaagggggtgttgTGAGTGGGTCCGGGCCGAGAGCAGGTCTTGGAGAACTAGGGTAAGATGGACTGAGGACGCTGTTTTATCCACCTACTAGGCAAAAATCTTTGAGCGACGGGAAAGGGAGGTGGAGAAACTAGAGAGGGGTCGTCGGGGCAGGGGGGGCTCGGAGGTGCATTTGACTGCAGATGAAATCTTTTACTTGAGTGCCAGTGTCGCTAACAGACGGTGTCTCATTCGTCCCAGGCGTACAGTGGTTCACTGCTCGAATACGTCATCCCTGGGTGCTCATCAGACCAGGGCGATGCTTAGCCCCCAAACCCAGTTTCAcccactctctcctctcctctggtaCCCATCTgattgttctctgtagttaagctggcttcttggtttgtctcttttctgtttgctcgttagttttgtttcataaatggcacattgagtgaaatcatacgctGTGTGTCTTTGTTTTCCTCCGCTGGGCACGATACTCTTCAGCTCCGTCCCCGATGTCCTTGCTGCTACAGATGAAATCTTGTCGGAGCCAAGTGTGCATGGGAACGCCTGTATATAAACCAGTAGATACTGGTCCTAAGCAGctatttattttagctttgttGGCGCTTCTGCTTaagtcatttattaaaaagtcGAAAGCCTTTAAAGTTCTTCCAAGAAAGACctagattgtcttttttttttttttttctcatgtcctGTTTGAGCTGGAGCTGGACAGCTGCTCGGCACACTGGGTTGGGCCCATCCCACCAGCTGCCCACATGCCCCAAATGTGCCACTTCCCCTTTTGAAAGGTGGGGGAAGGGTCTAGAATGTTGAAGGGAGAGAATAAAGAGTTTTGGAGGCTCCACCCAGGCATTTCTGAAATTATCACAGGGGTTTTCATGGCAACCAGCACTCTTTGTCCCCAGAACCCAGAACTTTCGCTCCAGACAATCAAAATGGGTTTTCCTGGGTGACGCTGGCTTCCTGGCTCATCCCACCAAGCTCTGCCTACGGTGCAGGGTAACTTGCCCAACTTGCTCTGGCCCTCCGTATGAGTACAATTCTGGGGGTCctcaccctcttctctctgcctcccctaaTGCTGTGGGGCTGAAATATCGGCACTCCTGAAAGGTTAGAGAAACTGCCACCTGCCCTTGTCTGTTTGCTCTAATCAGGCTGGCATGGCTCCTGGAGGACGCTGTCGTTTTACTCCAGTGGAATTACTGGGGTGTCCCCGTGCTTCAGCACCCAAGGGATGGGCGGAATGGCGGGCAATGGCGGCTCCCGGACACTAGCACTGAATGTCTCATAAGAGGGGAAACACCGTGGGCAGGTGGGAGCTGCTTATGTGGCCAAAGTGCCCTTGGCGACTCATCTGGATCTCCAGAGGGTCCTAGGCTCTTTTCACTCTTGTGGCCCCCTCCCCTTGGGgagcctcccccctgccccctgttTTACTGATCCCCTCAGGATTCCAAAGAGCCTATTGACCTTACCTTGTTGACACAATGCGCTGGCCGTGTGCGGAACTGGGGCTGGACGGTCAGGGTCTGGGGCTATTTCTGATCGGATCTCCCATGGAATGTGCTTCCCTCTACTtccagctgccccctcccctccgccaGCAGGAACAGCTGTCATGTGAGGGCCTCTCCCGCTGCCTCAGCCCTTTTGCAATCATCTGGCTGGCTCCACCGGGATGGGGGTGGATAGTGAGGATGGGCAGAGCCAAAGGGTAAATGAGGGGAcctggcagggcagggagggctaTGGGGTTGAAGGCCGAGGGAAGAGGGGTTGCCAAGCCCAGGTAGGAGGGGTGGAGTAGGCCGGGGAGGCTGTATGATGAGCTCAGGGC is part of the Suricata suricatta isolate VVHF042 chromosome 11, meerkat_22Aug2017_6uvM2_HiC, whole genome shotgun sequence genome and encodes:
- the EEF1G gene encoding elongation factor 1-gamma, with the protein product MAAGTLYTYPENWRAFKALIAAQYSGAQVRVLSAPPHFHFGQTNRTPEFLRKFPAGKVPAFEGDDGFCVFESNAIAYYVSNEELRGSTPEAAAQVVQWVSFADSDIVPPASTWVFPTLGIMHHNKQATENAKEEVRRILGLLDAHLKTRTFLVGERVTLADITVVCTLLWLYKQVLEPSFRQAFPNTNRWFLTCINQPQFRAVLGEVKLCEKMAQFDAKKFAESQPKKDTPRKEKGSREEKQKAQAERKEEKKAAAPAPEEEMDECEQALAAEPKAKDPFAHLPKSTFVLDEFKRKYSNEDTLSVALPYFWEHFDKDGWSLWYSEYRFPEELTQTFMSCNLITGMFQRLDKLRKNAFASVILFGTNNSSSISGVWVFRGQELAFPLSPDWQVDYESYTWRKLDPGSEEAQTLVREYFSWEGAFQHVGKAFNQGKIFK